A portion of the Treponema rectale genome contains these proteins:
- the prmC gene encoding peptide chain release factor N(5)-glutamine methyltransferase, producing the protein MTVLQAKIYGKNKLTASPSPQLDTEVILQHVTGLDKTRLLFERDTELSPEQEKSFLESINLRSTGLPVAYIISEKEFYGYNYYVTPDVLIPKPDTEILVEKAVEILDEKINSKLHSGILSICDMCTGSGCVGLSILKYSLEHKIIPEHNIPLLILADISSAALNIARKNAARLFTPEEAANIRFIQTNLFDSVPGNFDIIVSNPPYIPAEEVRNLLTDGRNEPVLALDGDIDLNGNPTLQNDGLGIMRNLVPQAVSRLTAGGALLCESGEYNAQETEELFRQNGLTRTKIHRDLEGQLRVTEGFKNFSESF; encoded by the coding sequence ATGACGGTTTTACAGGCAAAAATTTACGGAAAAAACAAACTTACGGCTTCTCCTTCCCCTCAGCTGGATACGGAAGTTATACTTCAGCATGTAACGGGCCTTGATAAAACGAGGCTCCTTTTTGAACGGGACACAGAACTTTCACCTGAGCAGGAGAAGTCATTCCTTGAAAGCATAAACTTAAGGAGTACAGGACTTCCTGTTGCCTACATCATTTCTGAAAAAGAATTCTACGGGTACAATTATTACGTAACTCCTGATGTACTCATTCCAAAACCTGATACAGAAATACTTGTAGAAAAAGCAGTGGAAATTCTTGATGAAAAAATCAATTCAAAACTTCACAGCGGAATTCTTTCGATATGCGACATGTGCACTGGAAGCGGATGCGTAGGTTTAAGCATTTTAAAATATTCCCTTGAGCACAAAATAATTCCGGAACATAACATTCCCCTTTTAATTCTTGCGGACATAAGCAGTGCAGCCCTTAATATCGCAAGAAAAAATGCTGCCAGACTCTTTACACCGGAAGAAGCTGCAAACATAAGATTCATTCAGACAAATCTTTTTGATTCCGTACCGGGAAACTTTGACATTATAGTTTCAAATCCGCCGTATATTCCTGCAGAAGAAGTAAGAAATCTTTTAACGGACGGAAGAAATGAACCTGTTCTGGCCCTGGACGGAGACATTGACCTTAACGGAAATCCAACCCTACAGAACGACGGTCTTGGGATAATGAGGAACCTTGTACCTCAGGCAGTATCCAGACTTACAGCAGGCGGTGCCCTTCTGTGTGAAAGCGGAGAATACAATGCACAGGAAACGGAAGAGCTATTCAGGCAGAACGGACTTACCCGTACAAAAATCCACAGAGACCTGGAAGGACAGCTGAGGGTTACGGAAGGATTTAAAAACTTCAGCGAATCTTTCTAA
- the prfA gene encoding peptide chain release factor 1 yields MDLLKKLEELSQRYKVVTEAINDPDLVKDQKKYKDTMRENQYLSDLMELYADYKKVLTGIEDAKMMITAEDDAEMKEMAREELKELEEKQPQIEETIKLKLIPPDPLDEKNIILEIRSAAGGDEASLFVRDMWEMYCHLCEKKGWKYETMEAQETEVGGFNKIVTSITGKFVYGTLRFESGVHRVQRVPATESQGRLQTSTVTVAVLPEAEEADIKINPGDVRVDVMRAGGPGGQCVNTTDSAVRLTHIPTGIVVIQQDQKSQIKNKEKAWQVLRARLFDLEQSKLDAERSASRKSMIGNGDRSEKIRTYNYPQDRVTDHRINLSVHNLPGFMMGNMDEMLDALNVYAKEEKFNEIDA; encoded by the coding sequence ATGGATTTATTAAAGAAATTAGAAGAACTTTCACAGCGCTACAAGGTAGTAACAGAAGCCATCAATGATCCGGATCTTGTAAAAGACCAGAAAAAATACAAGGACACGATGCGCGAAAATCAGTATCTTTCTGACCTTATGGAACTTTACGCTGACTATAAAAAAGTCCTCACCGGCATCGAAGACGCAAAAATGATGATTACTGCAGAAGATGATGCAGAAATGAAAGAAATGGCCCGTGAGGAATTAAAGGAACTTGAAGAAAAGCAGCCTCAGATAGAAGAAACCATAAAACTCAAGCTTATTCCTCCTGATCCTCTTGATGAAAAAAACATCATTCTTGAAATCCGTTCCGCCGCAGGAGGAGACGAGGCTTCTCTGTTTGTCCGCGACATGTGGGAAATGTACTGCCACCTTTGCGAAAAGAAAGGCTGGAAATATGAAACCATGGAAGCTCAGGAAACTGAAGTTGGAGGATTCAACAAAATCGTTACTTCCATTACAGGTAAGTTCGTATACGGAACCCTCCGCTTTGAATCAGGAGTTCACCGCGTACAGAGGGTTCCTGCAACAGAAAGCCAGGGTCGTCTTCAGACTTCAACAGTAACGGTTGCCGTACTTCCGGAAGCAGAAGAAGCTGACATTAAAATTAATCCGGGAGACGTCCGCGTTGACGTAATGCGTGCCGGTGGACCGGGAGGACAGTGTGTAAATACAACAGACTCAGCAGTCCGTCTTACCCATATTCCTACAGGTATCGTTGTTATCCAGCAGGATCAGAAAAGCCAGATTAAAAATAAAGAAAAAGCATGGCAGGTTCTCCGTGCAAGGCTCTTTGATCTTGAACAGAGCAAACTTGATGCAGAGCGTTCAGCTTCAAGAAAAAGCATGATCGGAAACGGAGACCGTTCTGAAAAAATAAGAACCTATAACTATCCTCAGGACCGTGTTACTGATCACCGCATAAATTTAAGCGTGCATAATCTTCCAGGCTTCATGATGGGCAATATGGATGAAATGCTTGATGCCCTTAACGTTTATGCAAAAGAAGAAAAGTTCAACGAAATTGATGCTTAA
- the pepF gene encoding oligoendopeptidase F produces the protein MADTEIKTRDQIPAEYKWDLTKLYASDGEWEADLKKVPELTKNFVSYKGRLSESADVLLEALHADEALDRQLEKVYHYASLKNSADQGDSKAQEDLNRVMMVYTEASSATSFFVPELLSVPEEKISQWLQQPGFENYRIYIQKILHAKPHTLSEKEERLLALQSETADTASNTFSLLSDVDLDFGSVNVNGKEIPITHSTWSSLEENQDRNVRKETYEKFYGVHEKHANTLAALYSGSVKQDIFIARARGYGSSLEASLYGDKVPVSVYKNLIETVHKNLPALHRYYALRKKVLGLEELRHYDVYVPLVKSVKVNHTYEEAVEIVRNALSILGKEYTDTLCSGLLSGWTDRFENKGKRSGAFSSGAYDGYPYILLNYKEDSIRDVFTMAHEGGHSMHSWFSVHNNPFRHYDYTIFEAEVASTFNEELVFEYLLKNAENEEMKKYLLSMRASDILATLHRQTMFAEFELKCHEMVENGEPLSTDTIRSTYRSLLEQYFGPEMKFEKSSDLEGLRIPHFYNAFYVYKYATGISASLALAKRVTEGGEKELNDYFNFLKSGGSRYPIEALKVGGVDMSSTKPVQDALDVFAGLVEKLENLL, from the coding sequence ATGGCAGATACAGAAATCAAGACAAGAGACCAGATACCGGCTGAATATAAATGGGATCTTACAAAACTTTATGCTTCCGATGGAGAATGGGAAGCTGACCTTAAGAAGGTCCCGGAGCTTACAAAAAATTTTGTTTCTTACAAAGGCCGCCTGTCAGAAAGTGCAGACGTTCTTCTTGAAGCCCTCCATGCAGATGAAGCTTTAGACAGACAGCTTGAGAAAGTCTATCACTATGCAAGCCTTAAAAATTCTGCAGACCAGGGAGATTCCAAAGCACAGGAAGATCTTAACAGAGTAATGATGGTATATACGGAAGCTTCAAGTGCAACTTCCTTTTTTGTACCGGAACTTCTTTCTGTACCGGAAGAAAAAATTTCTCAATGGTTGCAGCAGCCTGGTTTTGAAAACTACAGAATCTACATTCAGAAAATTCTTCATGCAAAACCACATACCCTTTCAGAAAAAGAAGAACGCCTTCTTGCACTGCAGTCAGAGACGGCAGACACGGCTTCAAATACCTTCTCCCTTCTTTCTGACGTGGACCTGGACTTCGGCAGCGTAAACGTAAACGGAAAGGAAATTCCTATTACCCACAGCACCTGGAGTTCCCTTGAAGAAAACCAGGACAGAAACGTAAGAAAAGAAACCTACGAAAAATTTTACGGAGTTCACGAAAAGCATGCAAACACCCTGGCAGCCCTTTATTCAGGATCCGTAAAGCAGGATATTTTTATTGCACGGGCAAGAGGATACGGCTCTTCCCTTGAAGCCTCCCTCTACGGAGATAAGGTTCCTGTAAGCGTTTACAAAAATCTTATTGAAACTGTACACAAAAATCTTCCGGCCCTTCACCGCTATTATGCCCTGCGCAAAAAGGTTTTGGGACTGGAAGAACTCAGGCATTATGACGTTTATGTTCCCCTCGTAAAAAGCGTAAAGGTAAACCACACTTACGAAGAAGCTGTAGAAATTGTACGTAACGCCCTTTCTATTCTGGGAAAGGAATATACTGATACTCTCTGTTCCGGACTTTTAAGCGGCTGGACTGACCGTTTTGAAAATAAAGGAAAACGCAGCGGAGCATTTTCTTCCGGAGCCTATGACGGATATCCGTACATTCTTCTCAATTATAAAGAAGATTCCATAAGGGACGTATTTACCATGGCTCATGAAGGCGGACACTCAATGCACTCATGGTTCAGCGTACACAACAATCCGTTCCGCCATTATGACTACACCATCTTTGAAGCAGAAGTTGCCTCAACCTTTAATGAGGAACTTGTTTTTGAATATCTTCTCAAAAACGCAGAAAATGAAGAGATGAAAAAGTATCTTCTCAGCATGCGTGCTTCTGACATTCTTGCAACCCTGCACCGTCAGACTATGTTTGCAGAGTTTGAACTCAAATGTCACGAGATGGTAGAAAATGGAGAACCTTTAAGTACAGACACAATCCGTTCAACCTACCGTTCACTTCTGGAGCAGTATTTTGGACCTGAAATGAAGTTTGAGAAATCTTCAGATCTTGAAGGGCTGCGTATTCCTCACTTTTACAATGCCTTTTATGTCTACAAATATGCTACGGGAATTTCTGCTTCCCTTGCCCTGGCAAAGAGAGTTACTGAAGGAGGAGAAAAAGAACTTAACGATTACTTTAACTTCCTTAAGTCCGGAGGTTCAAGATATCCGATTGAAGCCCTTAAAGTCGGCGGCGTAGACATGAGCAGCACAAAACCGGTACAGGATGCCCTTGACGTTTTTGCAGGTCTTGTAGAAAAACTCGAAAACCTGCTCTGA
- a CDS encoding M20 family metallo-hydrolase, whose amino-acid sequence MSLEFDQLKNWISEHTRDMVELETMLTKCKALAPENGGDGEWEKCRAIEEYLKSAGIKNLEHYDAPDSRVKEGSRPNLIATIPGNKDDYAIWVCAHMDVVPVGELSAWNTDPWTVTEKDGKIYGRGVEDNQQGLCSGVLAALSFVKQHIIPEHTIKLLFMADEEVGSAYGMNYLIKEHFDIFGKNDRILIPDGGDAKGETIEIAEKNIFWVEFHTIGKQCHGSRPDLGKNAMIAGCDLALRINSLENTFNKQDPLFDPPYSTFQPTKKLSNVDGVNFIPGDDVFCCDCRINPCYTLDEVRTEMKKQVKAVEEKYGVKIEMKELQAEESPATSKDAAVAKELAQAIKTVHGIEPKFIGIGGGTVAAGLRSRGIDAVVWSTMDELAHQPNEYCIIKNIGIDAMTIAWMASEI is encoded by the coding sequence ATGTCACTGGAATTTGACCAGTTAAAAAACTGGATTTCTGAACACACACGCGATATGGTTGAATTAGAAACCATGCTTACAAAATGCAAGGCTCTTGCTCCTGAAAACGGCGGTGACGGAGAATGGGAAAAGTGCCGGGCAATTGAAGAATATCTTAAATCTGCAGGAATTAAAAATCTCGAACATTATGATGCTCCCGATTCAAGAGTAAAAGAAGGAAGCCGCCCTAACCTCATAGCAACTATTCCCGGAAATAAAGACGATTATGCAATATGGGTATGTGCCCACATGGATGTTGTTCCTGTAGGAGAATTAAGCGCATGGAATACTGATCCATGGACTGTAACTGAAAAAGACGGAAAAATTTACGGACGCGGAGTTGAAGACAATCAGCAGGGACTGTGTTCCGGCGTTCTGGCAGCTTTAAGTTTCGTAAAGCAGCACATAATTCCTGAACATACAATCAAACTTCTCTTTATGGCAGATGAAGAAGTCGGTTCTGCATACGGAATGAATTATCTTATAAAAGAACATTTTGACATATTCGGAAAAAACGACCGCATCCTTATTCCAGACGGAGGAGATGCAAAAGGCGAAACCATAGAAATTGCAGAAAAAAATATTTTCTGGGTTGAATTCCATACAATCGGAAAGCAGTGCCACGGAAGCCGGCCTGATCTTGGCAAAAATGCAATGATAGCCGGATGCGATCTTGCCCTCAGAATTAATTCCCTTGAAAATACTTTTAATAAACAGGATCCTCTTTTTGATCCGCCTTATTCAACCTTCCAGCCTACAAAAAAACTCAGCAACGTAGACGGTGTAAACTTTATTCCGGGAGATGACGTATTCTGCTGCGACTGCCGCATTAACCCGTGCTACACCCTTGATGAAGTACGGACAGAAATGAAAAAGCAGGTAAAAGCCGTAGAAGAAAAATACGGTGTAAAAATTGAAATGAAGGAACTGCAGGCAGAAGAAAGTCCTGCAACTTCAAAAGATGCAGCTGTTGCAAAAGAACTCGCACAGGCAATCAAAACCGTACACGGAATTGAACCGAAGTTTATCGGTATCGGCGGAGGAACTGTAGCAGCAGGTTTAAGAAGCAGGGGAATTGACGCTGTAGTATGGAGTACAATGGACGAACTTGCTCACCAGCCTAACGAATACTGCATCATAAAAAACATCGGCATCGATGCAATGACAATCGCCTGGATGGCAAGCGAGATTTAA